In the Pocillopora verrucosa isolate sample1 chromosome 4, ASM3666991v2, whole genome shotgun sequence genome, TTCCTTCTTTCTCACGATTCTCTCTTCTCCACTACTCTTTAGCAGTCAGTTAAGACCATTTTGTTGCATCGTGCAACTTTCCCATCTCTCCCTATGTCCCTCTGCCTAACAATTTCCTTTCTCCAATCATAAGGCCTTACAGTATGATGGTAGAActtcttgaattaaaaaaaatagaaattgaatttattttattgcagCATCTTGTTCTTGGGATCAAGTTTGCGGTTGCTTACGCCATTCCTGACATTCCAGAATGGGTGGAAAATGAAATAGCCAAGATGGAATTCCAGCGGAGAGAGGCTCTGAAGGTACAAAATGCACGTTTGCATAACGATCGAAGAAGCGATCATAACATTCATTCAATTACCGTTTTCCAAAACTTCAAGGTGAATGAAATTAATTGAGATGTCGAACTGATATGTGGCTTATTGCGTCGCTTTGCAGGTATATAACATATTTACTACTCTCATGGTTTGAGTTTGAAATCTCATTTTAAAGAATTGTATGTTACGTTTCAGAGTGCTCCCAGCACACCCAAGAGTCCAAAAGATCCACAGGCAAAAGCTCACACCCCTGTGTAGTAAGAACACGGGATAATTTATAAGTCAACAGCAGGTCTGAAGGGGAAACCTCTTCATGTTTAGTTATGACTTCAAACGACTGAATTGCAGTGTTTAAAGGGATTTAGGACTTAGacacttgttttaaaattatttgtacCAAAAAAACTTAcatgtaaaaaagaaagatcgaGTAACTGTTAACTAACGGGCTAAGTGGGTTTCTGCGTTTTTGTGATTCTAATAATCCAATGAACCTTTTGATAGTTATAGGGAATTAGACGTTATGAACTTTATTGTAAACAAGTGACGAAATGACTAGGAAACATCTTTGGCTAATGGAAAATTCTCAATTAAATTATATAACTGGTTAACTAACGCTATTTTACGGTGATCGACAGACGAAGCGAAACTATCCAATGCCGGACGATAATGACATCATGAAGTAATGACTCGCTACATTCAGAAACAAAACTTCGGAGCATAACTAACCCGCTTCCTAACTCACCATATGGAAATAGAGTGTGTTCTATAGAAAAACCTCTAACACTAACACGACAGTGAGACTTAGCAACAATACTTGTATCTCTCCTTCTCTTTGTTAACACAAGACAATGttaacaaaaaagtgacaatAACGTAGCCATAACTGAAAAGTGAATTTAACTTCCATGATAACGAAATGATAACTCGCGCAGCGTTGCTAGAACTAAAGCGTTTCAAAAATCACTGACAATTAATAGACAAAATTACATAAACGGAATACTAATTCATTACCAATTCAAAACTGATgcactaaagaaaaaaacgcaTCACGTTAATTTCTGTAGTAAAGCTAAGAATCAACAGTTCCATTTATAGAAACTTAAACATGTAACGGTAACAATGCAAAGCATACTAATGATAATGacagtaataattataataattatcacAATAATTAGGATATAGACGACACTGATAACGATAACGAAGACTACTAACAAATTTCTCTCAagggaatttaaaatataattttatctcGCATATTTCCAAACAAAGTCCATCCTTGATCACTTTTCAATACCACAGCTAATAGAGGAACAACAAATTAACCAATAGCTTGCTAATCGTTAGCTGTTAAAAAGTAATCACAGGCGCGAATCACTGTAAGACAAAACGAGACGAGCGAATAAACCTTTTAAATTAACTGAAACAGATTCACGTACTTTGCCAAGAAGCAGTTTGGACGTTTAATTCTTCTGTGATCGTCACACTTTACTGTTTCTTGAAACAGTATCAGCCGATCTCACAAAAAGTTATGCTAGCCCTGAAATATACGCCGAAGTTTGGCGATAAACTTTATGCGGACAGAGGGACAGTCATGATCAGAAAGTAGACAGACGCACAGATCAACAGACAAAAAGACACAGACAGGTTAAATACGAAATAACAGCAGCGAGCATTAGCTGTTATAACTGCGTGTAACCCTGAACTTGAACCCCTGGCCAAGCCAgctaaagattttaattattttaacgaGCTAATCTGCATTTCATTACGATCTAGAAAACAAATCACAACTAACAAAACGTCAGCTACCACATTTTAACTAAACAGCATAACGGAATAACAAGAAATTAATTCGGTTAATATCGGCGGCCTTAACTCAAAACGACTAAAAAGCAGCTACTGCTTACCACGCCGTGATTAATTTTGAATCCATGTATTTAACCAAGACAAGAATCTAATAACGAGTCAAAGAGACTGTTTAAAAATCAtaatatgttttttatttgcCATCATTAAAGATTCCCCATTTCAACCATGTTTTCTACTAGCTCACGATGCAACAATATTAATACTACTAAAAAACGAACTCAAAGGAGCCTCACcggttaaaatttttatcatggaatcaataacaaaaattcaGTGCCTCTTAAAACTAACAAGGtttaataagtaaaaaaattaggGTTCTTAAAAATACAGAACGAAAGCTTGACGAGAACGTAGATTTACAACTTAAAAAACTAACCCATTAACTTGATAGTTATTTAATTGCTACTGTTGTCTTTGCATAGTGTTCTTTGTAATAATATTAATTCAATATTAATCGGTAAGCTGGTGTTATCATTGTCTGTATTATTTAACGCATTCAGACGACGTGTTTTCTTCAAGTTAGTTTCGACGACAGCTAATAAATGTGTAaccaagaaaaacgaaaatttgctTGATTCAAACAACATACGATACCGCCTTCTGTAATTTACCAACATATTAACATGTAACATGTAACATGTAACAACTGATTCGTTactacttttatttcaaatttttgttctcaaagtaagaaaagtaaggaaaataaTGCTCATAATACCAGGTAATGTAAAACATATAGTATTACCGAAATGTATGCACAGGACCTACGACAAAAAATGAACAGGTAACCCAGAAGAATCTTAACAGAGAAGTTGAGTTCCAGTCCACAACGATGTTATTAACATGACATAACAAAATACGAAAATGACAAGTTGGTAAACCACTAGTTATAAGTTAGTATTATAATTTATGACAAATTCATCACTAAGAACCTATAACTTCACCGAAACAGGATTCAAAGAAATCCAAACTAAGGGACAATAATCTAGCAAAAGATAACGACAACGATTTAGCTTCATATGGATCACGGAGCTAAATAAGACGAAGAACAATACTCAGACTACGACAGGAACAAACAATagtgaacaaaaaaatgaaaaaaacctgaCCTTGGCTTTTTCCAATGAAATCGACAATAGATAATGATAGATAGAATTTTTAAACTACTTGTAATTAAGAGAagtcaaagaaataaaagacaCTAATTTAGGAAAAAGTCAATTTTGCGGGCGACTTGAGAGTTAAATCAATCATGTGAAGTCTCCACTCTTTACATGTAGATGCAACTGATGCACATCTGGTTTTTTGAAGTTtatgaacaaattaaaacaaagcagATAAACATTCTAAGTATCAGGTTCTAAAATTACTAGATTCAACccaggtttttttcttttttgtcatcaacTTTTAAGACTTCAACCTACAGTAGATTTTAAACTCTTCTTGgttggatatcacaaaaactcgtcttatttgacaaatttttttcaatattttgtaaAGAATAGTTTCAGTGCACTCACTTTTACAACCAGCAAAGACGGCTTCATTATCTAGAGAACTATCTGTAtctttgtatttatttcatacTTTTACAGAGAATCAAGTTCTATATGTAAGTGCTAGAGAACAAAGCCAATAGGAAAGTAAAGAGTAatttaaaaaggtttattaGATATGATCAAGATATGCACTGTAAAGGGAATAAAAGTAAAGTTACAGTTGGACTGAAAAATGTAGGCACCTCCTTGCCTTATACAATGCCATAACTAATCATGACATGGAGTAAATGTTTCAATTGCTCAGTGTGAGCATTCACAGTTTAAGAACATATCTGAGCAGTTTTTTTCCTCGTACTTCCCTGAGCCGGCCACAATGTCTTAACATGGTAAGAATTGCCCTTCCAGTGGAGTCCATCTTCATTTGTGAGTATGTCTTAAGATCATCATCAATGAAAAAATACTCTCCTGTTGAAGAACAAAACCAATGCATCTGAAATTTGGGGTCATGATGGAATGGGAAAggggagaaaaattaaagagtCTCGGGTTTCTGGATTACTTTTGAGACTCAGTTGGAAGTTACTCTCATTGACTACATGTACCTCAGTTTACAGTGTAAGGTTGTGTAAGAATTTATTAGGCTTCCTTTCAAAAGGATTCACTCAcatgaaaacatgttttcacCATGATCAAGCAATAACACCAGCACATGGCAATAATCATATTTGGATATGTGTCAGTCATCACACATACATACAGGCAATAGCTTTTTTTCTACTAAGGACACACACTGTCCATGTTCATGTGTATTTTAAGGCCAGTCAGGTCACTTACCCTCTATGTCTGGTATCTCAGCCTCTTTAAAAGCCTTAAATACATAAATAGATGCATGTCAGTAATTTATAAAAGAAGTGCTAATTGCATTACTGAAAACAGGAAATACCCAAGATGTGCAACTTGGGAACCAAGCATGTCTGCTGAGACTTTAAGATATCATATTTATAATTAAAACAGtcctttcaaataaattcaGAAAGCATGTATGGTATATCCTTCTCAACAGATGACCAGTGTGGCTGCAGTTTTCAAAATATATTAAGTGTTAAACCACCAATGAATTTCAAAAGACTGCAGCCACATAATAATAAGACTGCAAGAAAACCAAGTAAGTTCAGTTTATCATGTTTTCACTTCATAATGAGCAAAGCAAACAAATGGTTCTTGAAAGCTCAAATGTCTAGGGTTTTCAGGTTTTTATAAATCTTTGAAACCGTAAAAGCAATGTACTACAGGTGTTCCAAAGTTAGAAGTTAGTTGGCCATGGCCAGTGGACTCTGCTGAACAACATACGGCTCTGATCAACCTTGTATTTTTCATAACTGGCTCCCCCATTGCTGAGCGAGGAAGACGTAGTATCTTGTATTTTGCTGTGATGACTTTATGGATTTCATCAATGGCATTGTTGACTTGGTCATAGGAGGTACGTCCCTTGATGTACCTGAGTAAGGTATGCGAGAGTACGTTATTTCAAAAGGGTCTATGagaacaacacaaaacaaagtaaaataaaaaaataacaatagtgAAATGAGCTTTGGAACAAATCAAGTAAAAGCTGCTATTATATCAACAAATATAGTTATGAAAAACCCTGCTACAGTCCTGTACTTCAGCCAGACAGTTACAAACAGAAGTATTCTAATGCAGGAAGGGGTACGAATATCTTCTCTCCTTGATTAGATAAATCTAAGTACAGGGAACTGGAAGAAGTCTATAATCTCAATTATTGAGATGTAGGGGTTGTTTAAATTACTTGTCTCTGGGTTAAATTCTTactttggtatttgatcaaacTCTTCAACTGTGAGATATGCTAACTTGGGAAACTCAAATCCATCCTCACTTGATAGATCTTTAGCTCTGCGGGTCTTTCTTGGCTTTTTCACATTCTCTGTTGCAACTTCCTCTTTCAAAACAACTCTAAATGATCACAGTTGGgacaataaataaaattttgcttgaaaataccAGTAACCACGTGAAGATGTATTTtaggtttttgttttggtttaatgTTATTATAGATGGAATAGGTAAGCTCTAGGTATAGTGCTGTTTTActtcaaatttactttgaaacTGTCTTGAAAAATGCTATTGAGACAAAATGGAAAAGATTGATATCTTACTACTGATGTAGATGATTCATTTGCagtttttgaaagagaaacaaacatcAACTGTAATGTGATTTCATCATATGTATAAGGATATAAAATCAATATGGCAAAGTATCAATATGGAAAGTTCTTATTTGTCTTATATTTTGAAAGAACACTGTCAGTGGTACAGTGTAACAGTGATAAACCATATTTTAGTTCCCAAAAGCTGTAATGTTCACAGAATGTCAGAAATTCTACCAAATTCTCCTGGGATTAATTGAGCCCTGTCAACTTCTTTTGCTCTGGAGCAAAAAATACATGTATCAATATTTAGCAAATTAACCTCTCAATGCAGTGGGAGAGTAAGTTCACTCAAGAAGCTCACCAAGTGATATGTGACTCCTTTAACTATAAAGAGAGGCTCTTAGTAAATATGCACCTTTTCATTCAGTGACTCAATTGTTTTACCTTTGTGATATCTTTTCAACTCCAGGGAGATGTGATGGGAGGTTGGATGCAATGTGTTCAagtctttctttaaatttttttgcaacatcTTGCATAACCTTTATTGAAGttaaaacaaatacatgtatCAAAAGAATGTTAGAATCATCCTAAGTATAATTATAACCacatttcagaaattaaatattttatgatcatcaaataaatattgttgGGAGATATAAggcacaaaatgaaataatgtacACACATGTCCAGAGGTACACATGGTCCTTGATAAAAGGGTTTCTTGATTGTTTCAGTCTACATCTAACCAGCAGTTTCTTGTAGTAGTACAGAAGTTATGAGTTACCTCTCCTTGCTCTACtaacttcttttccttttccaaatGTGCTTGAAAGCTACTTAGAGAAGATTCTATCTCTAGCAATTCTTTGTCCAGTGACCTCAACACAGAATCACAGTTGGCAGAACTTGCTGATTATAATTGAAGCAAATGATATAGTAAACAATGATTTATGTAACTGAGATGTTGTCGGAAGCACAAGCACCAGGTCCTGGTAATTTCAGATTTGGCATAAAAAGAGCTGAACCCTTCATTTCCTAAGTCTTGATTGTTAACTTTAAAACAACATATATCCTTAAGATAATTAATTTGATACCCAAGAGCCTGTTTAACGACGATTGGTTGAAAGTTATTCGGATAAAAAAAGCACAGAATGGGGGATTCTCGTAAAAAATGAGCGGAAATACGGGATCAGGACAACACCCCCCCGCAACCCGCACCAGCTCCCCTTATAGACAACCCCCCTTAACCCCGCCCCCCTTTCAGACCCTGTATCTTTCAAAGGGTCCCGCAAATAGTTTACACTTCTTAGCTTGATCAATAAACCAAAGAGCTCTGCAATATTGCACTTTCTGGCACATCAAACTTAAAATCACAAAAGTAAAAATGC is a window encoding:
- the LOC131769899 gene encoding spindle and kinetochore-associated protein 1, which gives rise to MAATLEQMAEIFSSKISSLKRCMELRGAASSANCDSVLRSLDKELLEIESSLSSFQAHLEKEKKLVEQGEVMQDVAKKFKERLEHIASNLPSHLPGVEKISQRVVLKEEVATENVKKPRKTRRAKDLSSEDGFEFPKLAYLTVEEFDQIPKYIKGRTSYDQVNNAIDEIHKVITAKYKILRLPRSAMGEPVMKKFKAFKEAEIPDIEGEYFFIDDDLKTYSQMKMDSTGRAILTMLRHCGRLREVRGKKLLRYVLKL